From the Papaver somniferum cultivar HN1 chromosome 2, ASM357369v1, whole genome shotgun sequence genome, the window ATAAGTAAACTTTACTATGGAAAGTATGATGAAGACAGTAGGAAAATTGGTAAGATGAAACTTAAGATTGTGAATCATCCTCTCATTAATAAAAAGTTTGTAGGTAAAAGTGCAATTGTTGGGTCTTGTAATGGTTTGGTTTGTTTCACCGTACCACATACGTACCATGTTGATGATCCTATATATATTTGTAATCCTAATCTTGGAGAAAAAATCAGTCTTCCAAGATTTACAATTACGGCGGAAAACAAGTACTTTGTTGTGAGTGGATTTGGATACAATTCTATCACTGATGAATATAAAGTTGTTAGGATCATAGGAGAACGATATTATGCCGGCCAATCTTTCTGTCACTTGGTAGACAAACCTAAGAAGAGTCAAGTTCAGGTTTATACTCTTGGTAGTGGAAGTGGGTGGAGAAACATTGGAGAGTATCCATACTCGTTGCAATGTCTTTTCAATATCTCTCGTCTTGTCCCTGTATGTTGCAGACCTTGCGGTGGTAAAAGTGAAATTCCTATTCCATCTCGGGGCATCCTCGCAAATGGTGCTCTTCATTGGTTGGACAGTGATTGGAATATTGTTGCCTTTGATTTAGAGTATGAACAGTTCAGTTTGCTCCCGTCACCGCCTTGTTATCGCCCAGGTGATGACAGAAACCTCTATATACTTCAAGTGTTGGCTGGGTGTTTGTGTGTTCTTAAGGACCAAAATGGTAAAAGCCTTGACATATGGTCATTCAAGAAGGAGACTCGTGAATGGGAAGAATTGTTCTGCATATCATGTGGTTCAGATAATTTTTTTGATGCTTATTGGCCAATATCCCTGACATCGAGTGGTAAACTTATACTACGATTTCAGTACAAGGTTCTTTACTGTTATGATCCTGATACCGGTGAACTGGAAAAGCTTATGAACTGTAACACGGAATTCTTTTTCCCAACATTACCTTATCCGTTGATTGAAGCAATACCTCACATCAACAGTTATGTGTCACTGGAAGCTCTAGGAGAGAGGTCTAAGAAAATAGTAAGAGCCATGAATATGAATGTTTGATTTACTCAGCAAATAGAAAATATTGTTGCGGGCAGGAGAAGCAAAAGGAAATCGACTACTAATTCAAGTTGTGTAATTTCCTTCGGTTCTTTCATTATGTTTTAGAGCTCTTTTTTCGAagagaaaatgggctatatagccaaaaatgGGTGTTTCCAGGACCAAATGGACAGGTAGAGATTTCGTCTGGGTCAAATGACCAAAAGAATCTTTTGATTGAAATGGACACAACTACCCTGCCACGTCCACCAAAACCTTAACtcgttcttcttctctcttcaacAAAACCACCAACGCCTTCATCTTCTTCCACCTCCGTTaatcccatctccactaccagaaACACCAAATATCACCATCGACAGACATCAAATTTCTCCACCACCAACAtcgacaccaccaccaccatctctactaCCAGAAAAAAACAACGCCGTCGACAACATCGTGTTTATCCATCTCTATAACCAGATCTATCAGCACCACCATCGACAAtactacaaccaccaccatcaacatctacaacaactacaaccaacaccaccaccaccaccttcctccacCACCGCAAACATCAACATTATCGTCAACATtgatatcaccaccaccacaaaaacACCGGCAACCCTAATTAAATGGAGAGTTCTCaaattcattcaaaccaaaattagggttttctcttcCAACCAAAATTAGAGTTCTCCATTCACTGGTAAGTTTCTCGatcctaatttttttttcatgattttattaacCGAACTCATCAATTTCACAGGAATTGATGTTAACTACCTTAATTTTCAGAAATGAATCATTTTTATGAGTGAAATTTCattctgttttttcttcttgtGTAAACACGGATGAAACTGGTGTTTAGGCGTTACCTGCCTTAATTCTCCTGATTTTCCTTCCACAATGACAGTGATGATGAAATTAGCGAATTAGTttgttttgaaattgatttcatcaATGTTTGATAGTAACatgaaaattggtttcatctgttctggattgacctgaaattgtttttatccatgttatactaggatgaaacaagtatcatcctgttttggattgacatgaaattgatttcatccatgttatactaggatgaaactggtttcatctagttatagtcCGTGATATAATTGTGTTTTAAATTGTttttatccatgttatactaggatgaaaccagtatcatcctgttttggattgacctgaaattggtttcatccatgttatactaggatgaaactggtttcatctagttatagtcTGTGATATAATTGTGTTTTCGTCAAAATACTcacgatgaaatcagtttcatataGATCACTCATTGATATAACTTTATTTCGTGAAAAtactcaggatgaaaccaatttcatctagtagTAGAATGTAATATAACTTTTTTAAGGTATTACTTTTAATAGAAGAGAAAAAGATATTACTAAGGCTGTAAAATAAGGTTTCATAATCGTTATTATTTAATCATGAAGTGTGTTTCTGGTTTAGTTTCTAatacatttatttttgttttagtccAACCTGACTACTCCACTAGCTCGATATGATGAGATATTGACTTGTGCAATATGATGCAAGGAAGGCAATATTGATGCAACACTTACTTTAAAGTAAAAAGGATAATCTGTCTTAAGGACTCGTGTTATGACTAAACCCAGGATTAGCTTATGTGAATAATGTCGTGGTTGCTTGGGAGGTAAATGATTTGTAGTTTTTATTGATGGTTTCCGTGATTTTGTTTGCCTTATCTTGTCTTTGTTCCCTTAATGTTTTAGTGGTTTTGATAATTGAATGATTTGTTTTGCCATGGCGTGGTTAACTCTAAGCCTCTAGTTTTCACCGATGATAGTAGCCAGCTTGGTGTTTAAAGACGCAGAATTGCATCGGTCACTGAGAGTTTTAACTTACTTTTCTCATTATGCATTGTGGAGTACTTTTGGTTCTCTATCTATATGTGATACATGGCAGTTTGTATATTCTGGATTATCTTCGCTTATTATATTGGTTTCGTTAGCCTGAAGTTGTTTGTCGAGATTATGGAGCTTTTCCGGTAAAATTTGACTTTTTGTTTGCTGCATAGTTTTGAATGAGTATTGATCTGCTTGTCTGTGGTAGATTGTTGTTTGAGATATGGCAATATCTGCATCATGATTTCTCCTACTATAGATTTTGTTAGGTATTCTGTCTTGCTTCCATCTTCATTAATTTTATTCCCTTTTGTTGTTGGCAAACAAAGTCATAGAAAGTAACTGATCATATGGTTGTTGTACATGCTGAGATCCATTGATCATGTGACTAATTTTGTCATCCAACTGACATATGTGTCATTCGTTATGCAAGAAATGCAATCTGGAGTGCTCATCTGAACTTATACGAAGGAGTAGTTGTTATTCTCGACTTTCAGGACGGTGtaaaacatggtaatatcttttacATGTTGCTGACCTGCATCTTATCTTGTCTTCGAATTCCTTGATTGGAGTTTGTCTCTTCTGAGTTGTGAAGTTGTTTTACGACAAAACAGACTCATATTGATGCAACATCATAGCCTCTGTTTTTGTAGGGTGAGTCCGGAAAATACACGTGTGCTTCAGCAATGTTGATGCAACATCATAGCCTCTGTTTTTGTAGGGTGAGTCCGGAAAAATCTAATCCTCCAACTGCTTTGTCAATGTGCGAACCCGGTAAAATCTAATCCTCCAACTGGTTTGTCTAATGGAACAAGCACTATGTATAACTGTCGACAATATGCGTAGGTGTTGGACTTATTGGTTTGTATGTTTATGCGCACTTTAGAGATGCTGAGGGTCAGGATgtgaattttttttgataacattTTCCGTTTCACTCAGGTAGGTGTTGTCGGCACTTGTTTAGACTGCTCTGATTTCTTTTTCCAGATTATCTGAACTTCCTGTTCCAGGCTAATTTTGAGGTGTCTTCTTTGCTTGATCGTAGCCTAAAAAGTGGTATTTTAGGTGTTGCAGTTAAGAAGCACGCACAACTGGTGGAGTTTTGGTTGTTGTTAGACTAAAAAGGGGTAttttaggtgattgatatttttttgtttttattttcctgggtcaaatatccattttgctaaatgaacaatatttttctgtttaatgtccatataaacagtatctaaacCTAGCAGTCCGTTTCACCCAGGAAAtatttgttttggtctttttgaccaattttgtgtttctcGAACTACGAGCAAGTGAAAATCAAATTCTTTTGTATTTAAAACATTCTTCCCTATTGAGCGAGACATGCTTAACTATATGTCTTGTTGGAGTCATTCAGTTTTCTATGCACATGTCACTGCAGAGCAGCCAGAGCTATATTTAGCTTGTGAAGTTTTTAAGCAAGCTTAGCTGTTTTTCGTATTCGTATCATCATCTCAGCTGAGTTATATTTAATTTATTACATAGTTCATagcagagaaaagtttgatagtgATATATTTTCGTTAGTACTTACTGACTTTTAATTGGGACATTTTGATTTGAGCTGCGTCTCAATGCTTGTTTAGTAGCTTTGCTTGCGAATTTCTGTATTTGATGCAGAACTGTAGAGTTCTGGTGAGGTTAGAATGTTGGTCATGAATTTGTCAATCTTTCATTTTCTTGTTTCCTTACATTCTAGAATTTTATTAAGAAGGCAATGTAGTTGATTGTTCACCAGAGCTGTAAATAAGAGGGCAAGAAATTTATTACACCCTACGTACAATTCGGTTTCTTGATCTGTAAATTGCAACTCTCGGTAAATCAAATTGGATTACTACTCGTTTAGTGCAATCTGCAACTCATCAAACGCAAAAACCAACTGCAACTTTCTGCAATTTCTGAGCTCCAGGAAGCATAAAGAGAATATCATTTATACGCACTATGATAGATAATAACAAATCAACTGgtattgtttttttattttaggaCAGTTCAAATTCAGATAATTTCAGTTTACCAATTGGGTACGGGATCTGCTAGAACCTACAGTGTTAAAACTGCTTTGTTTAGTAAGCAGTACCACCTCGGCTGTGGCTTGTTTCTACATCGTCTCGTTAATTCGTACTGCGCCAGATACATAGGGCCGTCTTTTGCATGGGGCTGAATGGGCGACGGCTCTAGGCCCATAAATTAGAAGGGCCTAGCTCGGTCGGTTAGTCTCTATGTTATGTGCGTGTTGGTAGGTGCTGTGTTTATCAGTGCTTGATTGTAATTCGAATTGTAACAACAGTAGAGGCTATCTTACCTTACGTGTGCTAGAATAGTCACTTCTTAGTGTTTGAGTTAATAGGATTTGTGTACGGTTGTCTAGAGGCAGTTTAAATTAGGATGTAACCATATATTACTATAATCTCTATGTTTAATATGTGGCGAGGAATTAACGAAAGATTAGAGAACTAATTGTTAGCATTTATGTGTTTTCCGTAACAAATCTCCATTTGGTTAAACTAATCTTGTTTATACTATGTTAAGTCGGATTAGTCGTAATCCGCATTAAGGCATGTTTATGGTATTAATCATGCACTAAACAATGTAGCCATGAGGTGTcctccaactcatgatggaaaggttggagtAACATGTGGGAAGCATGACTAGGACTCTTTTCATCCTCACAAGTTTTCTTTAAGAGCAAATATGTTTTCATTCCATCACGAAGTAATGTGAGGAAAtaaaagttgataataagtcatGAAGGTTAAGTGTTATATTTCCTTGTAATAATATATGTTTATCGTATGAACTATGTGTAGTGTtcttcactacaccaaatttgggtttttgtaacaatgggattcctaaccaatttttttttggtaactcaaatGATCCATTATAAATCTAGTAACTCATACAAAGAGTTAGCATATTAAAAAATAGTTACCATAATTTggaattaattcataaaaactaaataacaGTTATACAAACAGTTAGCAAAGATTATAACAcaattttgacattacaaaataaataagaagagtaAAATGTCAATAGTTAGGATAAACCTAGTAATGAAATTGGAGTGttagcatatttaatttccttatgGACTAAAAGAGTTAGATAAAATACTAACACATTATATAACTGCATTTGGGTAACCATTTTTTTTAGTTAGGGAAATTAGCTTCTATTTTTTGGTAACACTTATTTTTCGTAAGGAAAACCTTGATTTGTTGTAGTGCTTGCTGCATATGGTTCTCTTTTTAGTGAGTTGTTGAGTATGCTAATGCTAGTTTAAAGTGTAAATTCAGCATGTAGTTTGGTTTGTAGGATGTTTAGTACTTAAGCATAAAGGTTAAGATGATGAAATTCCAACATTCAACTTATATTTCCCATAGTTATTACATATTCAGCAGCTAGGGTGATTGTAAGGTTAAAGTTTTGGGTTGTTTTCTTTCTAAGGTTGTAGTTCTTCTCATATATGGTGGTTTAGTACTTCATGCTTGATGGGGTAGGACTGAAAAATCAGGACAACAATGTAATATCCGTCATCCCTTAGTGTGTTAGTTATAGGCTTCCCATATTAAGAAGTAGTGCGTAGATAACAAATAAAGGTTAATTTGGTAATATCATAAAGCCTAAATCAAGAATTCAAAGTAggaagaattataacctaacagaTTCTTTTCGTTTGATAACAACAGAAGAAAACCTAGCATGAGAAATTTTGTGCGCAGTAAGAACAACTTCAATTGAATCTCGTGGAGAGCTTTAGGCACTTCAATCTCAAGTCTAAGGCAAGTTCTTTCTTGCTTTATCATGTACTACTGGTAGTTATGTAAGCTTCAACTGTTCTTTCTATTGAAAACCTATGATAAgaagtagaaatttttaggtTAAATTCGTATGGATTGATATATCTGTCACCTAAAAAAATTAGGTACTGACTGGTCCTTAAACGGAAATCCAACTATAGGATCAGCTTTATTTTTGAATATGTTATACCCTGTTGTGTATTAACCACTCTATCAAAATATCAGATCGATCGGATTAGGAAAGGGCACATAAACATCCATATTTCAGAGACTGGTTCTGCAGTTTTTTTGTGTAGCTAGGCAGATTTTTTGGTCATGACTCGATTTGGGTAGTGGTAGATCGTTTAACAAAATCAGCTCATTTTGTTCCTCTAAAGACTACTTACACTACAAGAAAGCTAGCACAATTTTATATTGATAACATAGTCGCATTGCATGGAGTACCAACATCCGTTGTGTCAGATAGAGATTCACACTTTACGTCAAGGTTTTGGAGTTATTTTCAGAAAGCTTTAGGTTCTGAATTGCACATAAGTACTGCATTTCATCCTCAAACGAACGGTCAGACCGAGAGAGTGAATCAAGTCTTAGAGGATATGTTAACAGCATGTTTTTTGGATTTCAAGGGTAGATGGGAGGACCATCTGAAActtattgagttttcatataaCAACTACTACCAATAAAGTATTGGCATGGCACCTTTCGAGGAATTATACGGTAGACCTTGTCGGTCACCAATGTTGGGCATAAGTGGGAGATAGTAACTTGTATGGCCCAGTAATTGTCCAAGAGACCACTGATAAAGTTGCTTTAATACGTCGACGACTCCAAACAGCTCAAAGTCGCCAAAGATGTTATGCGGACAAAAAGAGAATGCAAGTGGAGTTTGCTGTTGGCGATCATGTTTTGTTGAAGGTTTCATCCATGAAGGGCGTGATACGATTTGGAAAAAAGGGGAAATTGTCCCCAGGGTTTGTCGGACCGCTTCCTATCATTGAACGTGTTGGTGCAGTGGCTTATCGATTAGCCCTTCCAGAGCACTTTTCATCAGTTCACAATGCTTTTCACATTTAAATGTTAAGAAAACACTTGAGGGATGAAGCACGAACTCAGTTGATATAGTTCAAGGATCTTAAATTCCAGCAAGATGGTTCTTACATAGAGCAACCTCACTACATCATTGATAAAAAGATACATCAACTATGGAACAAGTTTATCGTCATGGTTAAAGTGCAATAGGATCACGACAATCAAAATGAAGCAACCTGGAAGTGAGAGAAAGATATGCATGCTAAATATCCTTCTTTGTTCGATACTGAGGTAAGTTGATTTGGTAATATCATAAATATCCTTCTTTTAGGGGGGGAGAATGTAATATTTTTCAGCCCTTAGTGTGTTAGTATTGGCTTCCCATATTAAAAACAGTGCGTAGATAACAAATAAAGGTTAATTTGGTAATATCATAAATCCTAAATCAAGAATTAAAAGTAGGAAGAATTATAACCTAGCAGATTGTTTTCGTTTGATAACAACAGTTTGATAACAATAGAAGAAATCCTAGCAGGAAAAATCTTGTGCGCAGCAAGAACAACTTCAATTGAATCTCGTGGAGAGCTTTAGGCACTTCAATCTCAAGTCTAAGGCAAGTTCTTTCTTGATTTATCATTTACTATTGTTATTTATGTAAGCTTCAATTGTTCTTTTTATTGAAAACCTAGGATAAGAAGTAGAGATTTTTAGGTTAAATTCGTATGGATTGATATTTATGTCACTTGAGAAAATTAGGTACTGTCTGGTTCTTAAACGGAGATCCAACCATCGGATCAGCTTTTTTTTCTAAATATGTTATACCCTGCTGTGTATTAACCACTCTATCAAAATATCAGATTGGTCAGATTAGGAAAGGGCACATAAACATCCATATTTCAGAGACTGGTTCTGCAGTTTTTTGTGTAGTAACGCAGTCCTGAAAACCTAAAATCACTTAGTTTTTCTATATAGAATTCTATGAAATTTTAATAGGAGAAACCCATTTAAGGTATGAAATTGCTGTAAATTGGTCGTATTTTGGTAGGTACCAAACCAACTGACTTTTGCAGGTGAATCGTTTGGAATTCAGTTTCGATGTTTATATAGAATTAGTCATATTTTGGTTTCTAACCATTACTTTACTATGAAATTTAGGGTCAATGTCTATGTTATATCTATGAATGTGTGGTATAAATTTCTCTGGGATCAGGTTAATTTTCATAAGTAATGTGACAGGTCCAGTTATGTGGTTGGTTCAAAACCGTAGGGATAGTTTTTGAACTGTCATGTGCTATACTATGTATTTTGCATTCTTATTGTTCTTATGAGAATGAATGTTGCATTAAAATACAGGTGTAAACTCTAGAATTTTTACATGTCTTTTAAAGGTGTTGATGTATGGTTAGGATTAAAATCCTTATTGAATGATACGTAGTTTGTGAATCGACTTGCTAAGCGAGCAGGGCCTCGTCTTTCAAATAATTCGAGCGCACCGGTGGGTGGTAGATGAGTTTGTTAATCCAAGTGGTCAGGGACACAATAGCATATAGCTTGTGAGCACCAGTGGTCGCTAGATTAAATGTAAATGACTTTATTCTTGAATGAGTGTGTGTTCTTTTGTGATCTGCCGAAGGTAAGCGACATTGTCTTTTGGTTGGAATGCTAAATGTCTGATCTAATTTTGGTTCTAGTTAAAACATATAGACTACCCTTATACGTTTGTACCTTATATGCTATTGGTATATATGATGAAATGAGAATGAACTTGAAATTATCAAGGCTCTGATCTTCTGTTGATTTTCTATTTCAGGAAGTAGAATAAACAAGTGATTTAGTCGCAAAGTTGCTCGTGGGGTCGCTGCAGTTGTGGGAAAAAGTAGGATGTCTTCTTTGCAGGGGGTTTCTTTTAGATATTGTTTTCTTTTCCCTATTCTCAATAAGGTTTATCACAGAGAGATACTGGGGGTAGACACCATATTGAGAGTTTATTTTGAGCCTTAATTCTTTTCGAACATAATTATGTCGAAAATTTCCAGTAGTTATTTCTCAATTCAGTTGAACTTCTAGTCATGTTAAGTACTTATTTTTATGAAAAAAAggttttcttgcaatattgtttttAACTGAATACTACTTTCAATTCAATTAGGTGTTTTGACTAGCGTGATATATATAGACCTATGTTTATATGGAAAAATGTTGAATTATTATTGATAGGGCCGGCCGGACTATTAACATAAATTCAGGGTCGCcatagttggtatcagagcccatGATCCTTATGGATATGTGGAGTTGTGAGGCACACTTACTCTAGGCACTTAGGTTTCCACTCAATTCTTAAGTTTGACTCAATAGTTGTTTTTTGTTTCCTTTATCTTAGTAGAATGGACGTTGATTTTGTTTTTCCGCTTCCTTTGTTACTAGTTATGTCAGGAAGAAGAGGAACCCGAAATACGAGAAATACTTGAGTTAATGAGAATGGGGAATCTCCTAATTTTACTGAGATAACGAGGTTGGTGACTGAGGCAATGAAAAACCAGACTGCTGTCCTTACGGCTTTCATGCAGAACCATAATGGGAATCATAATGCTCCTCCGCCTCCAATTGGGAATGTTGATGGTCATATCTCAGAAGGTGATGGATCCTAAGCGGCATGGCTGAACCTGCTAGAGAAGTTCGTATGGGTGAAACCACCCATCTTTGAGGGTTCAACCGATCCACTAGTTGTTGACAAGTGGAAGGAGGATATCAAGAAAATATTTGTAGCTATGAGATGTACTCCTGTACAAAGATAACAGTTAGCGGTTTTCCAGTTGTCTGGTGAAGCGAGAAATTGGTGGAAGAATGCTGCTATAGCACTAGATGAAAACACTCTTACCTACGCCGCATTTTGTGAGTTGTTTGATTCAAGGTATTTCTCTGCAACCGTAAGACATAAGAAGATTAAGGAGTTTGTTGATTTGGAACAAGTGAAGCCTATGCTCGTGGATGATTAACTCGATAAGTATATCTCCTTGCAACGTTTCGTGCACTTCATGGTACCCGATGAGGACAAGTCAGTTCGGAAGTTTGAGAATGGTTTATGAGACTATATTCGGATTAAGGTAATTAGCCACTATTTTCCTACTTTTCAACATGTTCTGGATAGTACTAGAGCTACTGAGGCTGATTGGTTAAGGCACGTAGAAATCAGGGAAATTTCTAAGGAAGCAAAACAAAAGGCTTAActccaagaaaaagaaaaattaccagAACCAAGGTAATAGGAACAAGGGGAATGGAGATTTCCTAAGTGATAGAGATAACTCAGGTGGCTGGAAGAGACAAAGGTCTAATATTGTTAGCAACACAAATAATGGAACCATTAATGTTGCACCTTTTCCTTTTTACTTATACAATTGTTTGGGATGTTGTCCACAAGAGTTTTGAGTGCACTAATCCGAGACATCAACTACCTTAGATATTAGGAGACAACCAAGGACAAGCCAAGGATTCTCGAGCTCAGCAGCAAAATTCTCAAAACCAAACCAACAGACAGAACAAAACCAATTCCCACCAAGGAAGATTTCACTCCTTAGTGCCACGACAAGAACAAGTACCTGATGGAGTTGTGGAAGGTATGTTTCTTATCCAAGTCAAGCTTGGTAGAATTCTATTTGATTCTGGTGCAACCCACTCTTTTATTTCTGCTGCTTTTGTGCGTGATTTATGTATCGAGGTCATGCCATGTGAAACCCCTTTGTCGGTAATGTCACCTTTAGGAAAGACTACTTTTATTGATCGCATAGTTAGGGGATGTAATGTACAATTAGGGAGCTTAGACTTTCCTACGGATTTGTATATGTGCTAGATAAGGTTGGTTTTGATGTCATTTTTGGAATAGATTATTTGGCAGCTTATCACGCAATGCTAGATTGTCAAGGTAAATCTGTAGTTTTTTCAATACCGGATAACCAAGGATTCTTTGTTGTTACTATTGCAAATGATGCTCCTCTTAAAGCTTATTTTTGTGGTGTACTTGATGAAGATTGTTCTCTTGAGATTGTCCCTTTGAACTCAATCCCGGTAGTCGCAGAATTTGGGGATGTATTTGTAGATATTCCAGGACTCCCACCACATAGGGAGGTTGAGTTTTGTATAGAATTGGTACCGGTACAACACCAATTGCCAAGGCACCTTATCGTATGGCTCCCATTGAAATGCGTGAACTTAAGGAACAGATCCAGCAATTAATGGACCAAGGATTTATACGTCACAGTACTTCTCCATGGGGAGCACCGGTATTGTTTGTGAAAAAGAAGGGTGGTTCACTTCGTTTGTGCATCGATTATCGAGAGCTGAATAAAGCTACAGTTAGAAATAATTACCCAATTCCTCGGATTGATGATTTATTTGATCAGCTAAGGGAAGCATGTTGGTTTAGTAAAATTGACCTTAGGACTAGTTACCATCAGTTGAGAGTTAGGGACAAGGATGTATCTAAAACAACATTTCTATCCAGATATGGTTCGTACAAGTTCTTAGTATGCCTTTCGGTCTCACTAACGCGCCAACAGTATTTATGGATCTGATGAAcaatgtttaattttttttttggataagttCATCATTGTTTTCATTGACGACATATTAATTTACTCGCCTAGTCGTGAAGAACATGATGAACATTTAAAAATATTATCGCAAACTCTTCGTGAGCATCAACTGTGTGCTAAATTCTCCAAGTGCGAATTTTGGAAGCAAGAAGTTCAGTTCCTTGGACATGTTATCTCAAAGGAAGGTGTATCCGTGGATCCTCACAAGGTTGCGGCGGTGTTAGATTGGAAACCACCCACATCTGTAACTGAAGTGCGAAGTTTTCTAGGATTGGATTGTTATTATCGTCGTTTTATTCATGGTTTTTCAATCATAGAAGGTCCATTAACTAatttgaccaagaaaagagccctttttttttgaaaagaagagTGTGAGAAAGCATTTCATACATTAAAAGAGAGACTGACTACAACGCCTGTTTTGACACTTCCTCTCGCTGATGGTGGTGGTCTAAAGGTGTATACAAATGCTTCAAGCCAAGGTTTGGGATGTGTCCTTATGCAAAATGGTAAATTTGTAGCCTATGCTTCTCGACAACTGCGCCTACATGAGAAAAACTACCCAACACACGATTTGGAGTTGGCAGCAATAGTGTTTGCCTTG encodes:
- the LOC113351104 gene encoding F-box protein At3g07870-like; amino-acid sequence: MKFLPSEIITSNIVSRLPVESVLYCMLVCKSWCQSIRNPYFRKIHQRQQLLDSGRNSNDKVSFLFLTAEQISKLYYGKYDEDSRKIGKMKLKIVNHPLINKKFVGKSAIVGSCNGLVCFTVPHTYHVDDPIYICNPNLGEKISLPRFTITAENKYFVVSGFGYNSITDEYKVVRIIGERYYAGQSFCHLVDKPKKSQVQVYTLGSGSGWRNIGEYPYSLQCLFNISRLVPVCCRPCGGKSEIPIPSRGILANGALHWLDSDWNIVAFDLEYEQFSLLPSPPCYRPGDDRNLYILQVLAGCLCVLKDQNGKSLDIWSFKKETREWEELFCISCGSDNFFDAYWPISLTSSGKLILRFQYKVLYCYDPDTGELEKLMNCNTEFFFPTLPYPLIEAIPHINSYVSLEALGERSKKIVRAMNMNV